A part of Candidatus Methanoperedens sp. genomic DNA contains:
- a CDS encoding glycosyltransferase family 2 protein: MLPAFNEEVSIGSLVLHCRQHADCVIVVDDGSKDHTAEIAEMAGAKIIRHPANKGKGAALKTGFELAAQNGTKVIVILDSDGQHDPEEIPKLVAPILAGEADMVNGSRYMNGNGKNTPFYRRIGQSVLDRATNLNSGLRVTDTQSGFRAFAASKAHVFNFRQNGMAIESEMLMDAANAGLKLKEVEIGVRYDVDCSTENPLGHGLKVLVRVLQDMELNRPMYYFTAPGIAFMAVGLAMGLSYIRDFYLGSSLRFGPTLLMILLTLIGSLMVFTGIILHSMSKLIREKREVKA, encoded by the coding sequence ATCCTTCCCGCATTCAATGAGGAAGTATCCATAGGCAGCCTGGTACTCCATTGCAGACAGCATGCCGACTGTGTTATAGTTGTCGACGATGGAAGCAAAGATCATACTGCAGAGATAGCTGAGATGGCGGGGGCTAAAATTATCCGCCATCCTGCAAACAAAGGAAAGGGTGCTGCGCTTAAGACAGGTTTTGAGTTAGCAGCACAGAATGGTACAAAGGTCATAGTTATCCTTGATTCCGACGGGCAGCACGACCCAGAAGAGATCCCGAAGCTCGTGGCTCCGATCCTCGCCGGGGAGGCGGACATGGTGAACGGCAGCAGGTACATGAACGGCAATGGAAAGAACACACCTTTTTACCGCCGTATAGGTCAGAGCGTGCTTGATAGGGCTACCAACCTGAACAGCGGGCTTCGTGTTACCGATACCCAGAGCGGCTTTCGTGCATTTGCAGCAAGTAAGGCGCATGTGTTCAACTTCAGGCAGAATGGAATGGCCATAGAGAGCGAGATGCTGATGGATGCAGCCAATGCAGGGCTGAAGTTAAAAGAAGTGGAGATCGGGGTGAGGTACGATGTTGATTGCTCCACTGAGAATCCCCTGGGCCATGGATTGAAGGTCCTGGTCAGAGTGCTGCAGGATATGGAATTAAATAGACCAATGTATTATTTTACGGCCCCAGGCATAGCGTTCATGGCAGTTGGATTGGCCATGGGATTGAGCTATATACGGGACTTTTATCTGGGAAGCAGCCTTCGGTTCGGACCAACGCTGTTGATGATATTGCTGACACTGATAGGGTCTCTTATGGTATTTACAGGGATCATACTGCACTCGATGTCGAAATTGATCCGGGAGAAACGGGAAGTGAAAGCGTGA
- the lonB gene encoding ATP-dependent protease LonB, with amino-acid sequence MENAENEVKNQDLLGGLEITSTKDIEVPKQLIEQVIGQEHAVEVVKKAANQRRHVMMLGTPGTGKSMLAKAMAELLPKEELQDVLIYHNPEDSNNPKIRIVPAGKGKEITDAHKLEAQKRMQARNMFVMLLVLGIVAYSFYTGMLLWGIIAAVLIAIMMRQFMPKETIFIPKLLVSNAGKEIAPYIDATGAHAGALLGDVRHDPFQSGGLETPAHDRVESGAIHKAHKGVLFIDEINTLRIESQQNLLTALQEKEFAITGQSERSSGAMVKTDPVPTDFIMIAAGNLDALKGMHPALRSRIKGYGYEIYMSDTMEDTPENRQKLVRFVAQEVVKDGKIPHFDRGAVEEILREARRRAGRKGHLTLKLRDLGGLVRVAGDIAHGEKAQITTAQHVLKAKSIARSVEQQLAHQYLERRKDYRLFVKEGAQIGRVNGLAVMGEDSGIVLPIIAEVTPTQSISEGHIIATGMLKNIAKEAVQNVSALIKKTTGKDISSMDVHIQFVGTYEGVEGDSASISIATAVLSAIQGIPVDQSVAMTGSLSVRGDVLPVGGVTYKIEAAAQAGIKTVIIPKSNMGDVLIEDEFKDIIKIIPVTNIEEVLEYSLVGVEKEGFISTLKKLASRTKFNIALPETRPVTIL; translated from the coding sequence ATGGAAAATGCTGAAAATGAAGTGAAGAACCAGGACCTTCTTGGCGGATTAGAAATAACATCCACAAAAGATATCGAGGTTCCAAAACAGTTAATAGAACAGGTCATAGGCCAGGAACATGCCGTGGAAGTTGTAAAGAAGGCGGCTAACCAGCGAAGGCATGTGATGATGCTCGGAACTCCGGGCACAGGTAAATCGATGCTAGCCAAGGCGATGGCCGAATTGCTTCCAAAGGAAGAGTTGCAGGATGTTCTTATATATCACAATCCTGAAGACTCCAACAATCCCAAGATACGTATCGTTCCTGCCGGGAAAGGTAAAGAAATAACCGACGCCCACAAGCTGGAAGCCCAGAAGAGGATGCAGGCCAGGAATATGTTCGTTATGCTTCTTGTTCTTGGAATTGTGGCATATTCATTTTATACCGGGATGCTGCTCTGGGGGATCATTGCGGCTGTTTTGATCGCCATAATGATGCGACAGTTCATGCCTAAAGAAACCATTTTCATTCCCAAACTTCTTGTTTCAAATGCCGGTAAGGAGATAGCACCGTATATCGACGCCACAGGGGCACATGCTGGAGCTCTCCTGGGTGATGTGCGCCATGACCCGTTCCAATCCGGTGGTCTTGAGACCCCGGCCCATGACAGGGTCGAAAGCGGGGCAATCCATAAAGCACACAAAGGTGTCCTGTTCATCGATGAAATAAACACACTGCGTATCGAATCGCAGCAGAATCTCCTCACAGCCCTTCAGGAAAAAGAATTTGCGATCACAGGCCAGTCTGAGAGATCAAGCGGAGCAATGGTAAAAACCGACCCCGTTCCCACAGACTTTATCATGATCGCCGCAGGGAACCTGGATGCCCTCAAAGGCATGCATCCGGCATTGCGTTCCCGTATCAAGGGATACGGCTATGAGATATACATGAGCGATACGATGGAAGATACTCCCGAGAACAGGCAGAAGCTTGTTCGTTTCGTTGCGCAAGAAGTGGTGAAGGATGGTAAAATTCCACATTTTGACAGGGGCGCTGTCGAAGAGATCCTCAGGGAAGCGAGGCGCAGGGCGGGCAGGAAAGGACATCTCACCCTAAAGCTCAGGGACCTCGGCGGGCTTGTGCGCGTGGCCGGGGATATAGCCCACGGTGAAAAGGCGCAGATCACGACGGCCCAACATGTATTGAAAGCAAAAAGCATTGCACGCTCGGTCGAACAGCAGCTTGCGCACCAGTATCTTGAACGCAGGAAAGATTACAGGCTGTTCGTGAAGGAAGGTGCGCAGATAGGCCGGGTCAACGGTCTTGCCGTGATGGGTGAGGATTCGGGAATAGTGCTTCCCATAATAGCTGAGGTCACGCCCACCCAGTCTATATCCGAAGGCCACATTATCGCCACTGGCATGCTTAAGAACATTGCAAAGGAAGCTGTCCAGAATGTTTCCGCGCTGATCAAGAAAACCACGGGCAAGGATATATCGAGTATGGATGTGCACATCCAGTTCGTGGGCACGTATGAAGGAGTGGAAGGCGATTCGGCCAGCATATCCATAGCTACCGCGGTTCTTTCCGCTATCCAGGGAATACCGGTGGATCAGAGCGTAGCCATGACAGGATCGCTCTCTGTCAGGGGTGATGTGCTGCCAGTGGGTGGTGTCACCTACAAGATCGAAGCAGCAGCCCAGGCAGGGATAAAGACTGTGATAATTCCAAAATCTAACATGGGCGATGTGCTCATTGAGGATGAATTCAAGGATATAATCAAGATCATCCCGGTGACGAATATTGAGGAGGTACTGGAATACAGCCTCGTGGGCGTAGAAAAGGAAGGTTTTATCTCCACGCTTAAGAAACTTGCCTCCAGAACCAAATTCAACATAGCCCTGCCGGAAACAAGGCCGGTTACTATCCTGTGA
- a CDS encoding CBS domain-containing protein → MKTSIQIGRIMGIPIKLHITFLLILPVFAWIFSINPSRFGFNDIEPAWFRYSLSLIAAISLFVCVLLHELGHSYIAKSHGVGIQSITLFLFGGVSSMEEIPRDPKTELKMALAGPGVSLFIGILLAILYLLFKPTGESYLSYLFIQVTDIGYLRLVWLVGYINIVLFFFNLLPAFPMDGGRVLRAWLAERMSYIRATRSAAGIGKMFAIFMGIFGLFVPGGLWFILIAFFIYIGASEEEKSTEINVILEGVKIKDIMSTDVQTIPSGFSVEELVEYMFRYKHMGYPVVDDGHVKGIVTFSDVLRVPKEDRKIVKVSQVMTKNIISLKEDEEAVTALKLMTVNNIGRIIVEKDEKIVGIVSRTDLLRAVQLLE, encoded by the coding sequence ATGAAAACTTCAATCCAGATAGGGAGAATAATGGGAATACCCATCAAATTACATATAACATTTCTTCTGATCCTGCCTGTATTTGCATGGATATTTTCAATCAATCCATCAAGGTTTGGTTTTAATGATATAGAACCTGCATGGTTCAGGTACTCTCTTTCTTTAATTGCTGCAATCTCGCTTTTCGTTTGCGTATTATTGCATGAACTGGGGCATTCCTATATAGCTAAAAGCCATGGGGTGGGCATCCAGAGTATAACGCTTTTCCTCTTCGGAGGGGTTTCATCTATGGAGGAGATCCCAAGAGACCCAAAGACGGAGTTGAAGATGGCACTTGCAGGTCCCGGAGTCAGCCTTTTTATCGGCATATTGCTTGCAATATTATATTTGCTTTTTAAACCCACAGGTGAATCCTATCTGTCCTATTTATTTATACAAGTGACTGATATTGGTTATCTGAGACTTGTATGGCTTGTAGGATATATTAATATTGTGCTTTTCTTCTTCAATCTCCTTCCCGCCTTTCCAATGGATGGAGGCAGGGTTCTGAGAGCATGGCTTGCTGAAAGGATGTCTTATATCAGGGCTACGCGGTCGGCAGCCGGAATTGGTAAGATGTTCGCCATATTCATGGGAATCTTCGGCTTATTCGTCCCTGGAGGTTTATGGTTTATTCTCATCGCATTCTTTATTTACATCGGCGCCTCAGAGGAAGAAAAATCTACAGAGATAAATGTAATACTCGAAGGCGTCAAGATAAAAGACATCATGTCAACAGATGTTCAGACCATACCTTCTGGATTTTCTGTTGAAGAGCTTGTGGAATATATGTTCAGATACAAACACATGGGCTACCCGGTCGTTGACGATGGTCACGTGAAAGGCATAGTGACTTTTTCCGATGTGTTGAGAGTCCCCAAAGAAGACCGAAAGATTGTTAAGGTTTCACAGGTTATGACGAAAAATATTATCAGCCTTAAGGAAGATGAAGAAGCTGTAACCGCATTAAAACTTATGACTGTGAATAACATCGGTCGTATAATAGTTGAAAAAGATGAGAAGATCGTTGGCATTGTATCAAGAACAGACCTTTTGAGGGCTGTGCAATTACTGGAATAA
- a CDS encoding type II CAAX endopeptidase family protein: protein MFNYISKKLEFSHVSSRFFILLIFIAIIVSEYIFAFRDVSYGIVLSLFITIAIYVTISVTRMEGDFVNSAESLALIPIYVLFTSSLPWFFINQQYLLPAVYSLILALCFWHINERNIDLRELGFRSEGALKYALIGAALGIPTGIMEYLILMPSPSFPSFEITILFRDVLYMLLFVALAEELLFRGIIMNDLKKVFGLRTAILAQGAIFGIMHMTWRSSYEIAFTFFAGVLLGYFYYRTRSLVGPIVMHGMNNIILVSLMPYIFPVVQKWFA from the coding sequence ATGTTTAATTACATTTCCAAGAAACTCGAGTTCAGTCACGTAAGCTCCAGATTTTTTATTCTTTTGATCTTTATTGCCATCATTGTGTCCGAGTATATATTTGCATTCAGGGATGTAAGCTACGGAATAGTGCTCTCTCTCTTTATTACGATCGCAATTTATGTCACAATATCAGTCACCAGGATGGAAGGAGATTTCGTAAATTCGGCAGAATCTCTTGCGCTAATACCAATTTATGTGCTTTTTACCTCATCCCTCCCCTGGTTTTTCATCAACCAGCAGTACCTCTTACCTGCGGTTTACTCTTTGATCCTTGCCCTCTGCTTCTGGCACATAAACGAGCGCAATATAGACCTTCGTGAGCTTGGGTTCCGTTCAGAAGGCGCACTGAAATACGCTCTCATCGGTGCAGCATTAGGTATTCCAACCGGGATTATGGAATATTTAATCCTCATGCCTTCACCATCATTCCCATCTTTTGAAATCACGATTTTGTTTCGTGATGTGCTTTATATGCTGTTATTTGTCGCTCTGGCAGAAGAACTCCTGTTCAGAGGCATTATAATGAATGACCTGAAAAAAGTGTTCGGCTTGAGAACAGCGATCCTGGCACAGGGTGCTATATTCGGAATCATGCATATGACATGGCGCTCATCCTATGAGATCGCATTCACTTTTTTCGCGGGTGTACTTCTGGGATACTTTTATTACAGAACAAGAAGTCTCGTCGGTCCAATAGTAATGCACGGAATGAATAATATTATTCTCGTCTCCTTGATGCCGTATATATTTCCCGTTGTCCAAAAGTGGTTTGCATGA
- a CDS encoding glycosyltransferase family 4 protein: MKILQIYELDPLKRIGGVEVAIFELSRHLAALGHEVTVVSGADGTCGEYMQDGVHFINMDFCNILRVARSRGGLSLARQAAFLPVVLSKKLSGYDIYHGHVYTSGIAANILARRYGGVAVNTIHGSYYPEWDLLVNPAAAVFYRSVERILAPALAHMSDVQIHTGGYFAQQVLRWGAQTEKIKVIYNGVDVKKFHPGIKPVPSAYPCPVLVTARRLVRKNGVDRLIRFMPFILENKECRLLIIGDGPERHNLLHLADELGIKESVDFLGAIPHKNIAEYIALADIAVIPSIVEASSIFMLEAMAMCKPVVATGAWGLEEIINGKNGVLTDAEHLGEEIVALLSDERRLKEIGNNARSYVIENHAWEKIAKRIENEYLRLLQCRPSI; the protein is encoded by the coding sequence ATGAAAATCCTTCAGATATATGAGCTTGATCCGCTGAAACGAATTGGGGGCGTGGAGGTTGCTATTTTCGAACTCTCGCGCCACCTTGCTGCGCTGGGGCATGAGGTAACTGTTGTATCAGGAGCAGATGGAACATGTGGAGAATACATGCAGGATGGAGTTCACTTTATTAACATGGATTTCTGTAATATTCTTAGAGTTGCCCGCTCCCGTGGCGGACTTTCGCTTGCCAGGCAAGCTGCATTTCTACCCGTCGTACTCTCAAAAAAACTGAGCGGATATGACATATACCACGGGCATGTGTACACTTCCGGGATCGCTGCGAACATCCTTGCAAGAAGGTACGGCGGGGTTGCCGTGAATACTATTCATGGCTCCTACTATCCAGAATGGGATTTACTCGTGAACCCTGCGGCTGCTGTATTCTATAGATCGGTAGAACGCATCCTTGCGCCTGCGCTCGCCCATATGTCTGACGTTCAAATCCATACAGGCGGTTACTTTGCTCAACAAGTACTCAGATGGGGTGCACAAACAGAAAAGATCAAAGTGATTTACAATGGGGTTGATGTCAAGAAGTTCCATCCGGGAATTAAACCGGTTCCCTCTGCCTACCCATGCCCTGTCCTTGTGACAGCAAGGAGGCTTGTCAGAAAAAACGGTGTGGACAGACTTATACGCTTCATGCCTTTCATACTCGAGAATAAGGAGTGCAGGCTTCTTATAATAGGCGATGGACCCGAACGCCACAATCTATTGCACCTGGCTGATGAGCTTGGCATAAAAGAAAGCGTGGATTTTCTGGGTGCAATACCTCATAAGAACATAGCAGAATACATTGCATTGGCGGACATCGCAGTGATACCCAGTATAGTGGAGGCTTCAAGTATCTTTATGCTTGAAGCCATGGCGATGTGCAAGCCTGTTGTTGCTACGGGTGCATGGGGACTTGAAGAAATCATAAACGGAAAGAATGGTGTGCTCACGGATGCCGAGCACCTCGGAGAAGAAATTGTGGCGCTCCTCTCCGACGAGCGCAGGTTAAAGGAAATTGGGAATAACGCACGCAGTTATGTGATCGAAAACCATGCCTGGGAAAAGATTGCAAAACGTATAGAAAACGAATATCTCAGGCTTTTGCAATGCAGACCATCCATTTGA
- a CDS encoding TldD/PmbA family protein, producing MDFYDTRIIRSVSTAIVLDNGEIREITNNFSSGAAVRVLCGGSWGYVSKDNPEGLEAALGSARRLAEAAKNKRPRDEINLAPVEKPTLQNLPEVLENPEDIPIENKVKLLLEIEKTARIEGIKSTSAVYSESLLTVGYSNSEGLDCEYTLNRVGFAVSAVAQSEGIYQIGRESRFGVMGFEIFKKHDAFELARKAATTAVELLSASTPKGGTYPVILDQELAGVFIHEAVGHAVEADHVLEDNSILAGKIGERIASPLITVYDDPSLHEFGYYPFDDEGANSRRTSVIENGVLKAYIHSRETAGKLGGESRNSRSQGYARPIIRMSNTFIAPDGTKFEEMLSELKNGIYLMGSRGGQVNPGEGVFQFNAERGFMVENGEIARPLRDVSLSGHTLEILDSVVMIGNDLEMNSGRCGKAGQLVPVSDGAPHVLVKKATVGGSG from the coding sequence ATGGATTTTTACGATACCCGTATTATAAGAAGCGTCTCCACAGCTATTGTTCTGGATAATGGGGAGATCCGGGAGATCACAAATAATTTCTCAAGCGGAGCCGCGGTCAGGGTTCTCTGCGGAGGATCATGGGGCTATGTATCGAAGGATAACCCGGAAGGCCTGGAGGCAGCCCTTGGCTCTGCAAGAAGGCTTGCGGAGGCAGCAAAGAACAAGAGACCGAGAGATGAAATAAATCTCGCACCGGTAGAGAAACCGACATTGCAGAACCTTCCGGAGGTACTGGAGAACCCTGAGGATATTCCCATAGAGAATAAAGTAAAGCTGCTTTTGGAAATTGAAAAAACTGCCCGCATCGAAGGGATAAAAAGCACAAGCGCTGTTTATTCGGAATCGCTTCTGACGGTCGGCTATTCAAATTCAGAAGGGCTGGATTGCGAATACACATTGAACAGGGTGGGCTTTGCCGTGAGCGCGGTTGCCCAGTCAGAAGGGATATATCAGATAGGAAGGGAAAGCAGGTTCGGAGTAATGGGCTTTGAGATCTTTAAAAAGCATGATGCATTTGAGCTTGCGCGAAAAGCGGCCACTACAGCAGTCGAACTTCTCTCTGCATCAACCCCAAAAGGCGGTACATACCCGGTTATCCTTGACCAGGAACTGGCGGGTGTATTCATTCATGAGGCCGTGGGACACGCTGTAGAGGCCGACCATGTTCTGGAGGACAATTCCATACTTGCAGGCAAGATAGGAGAACGGATCGCCTCTCCACTTATAACAGTATATGACGATCCCTCTCTTCATGAGTTCGGCTATTACCCTTTTGATGACGAGGGGGCTAATTCCAGGAGAACAAGCGTGATAGAGAACGGAGTGCTTAAGGCGTATATACATTCAAGGGAAACTGCTGGCAAACTGGGAGGAGAGAGCAGGAATTCCCGTTCCCAGGGCTATGCCCGCCCTATCATAAGGATGAGCAACACCTTCATAGCTCCAGATGGAACAAAATTCGAGGAGATGCTCTCTGAATTAAAGAACGGGATATATCTCATGGGCTCCCGCGGGGGCCAGGTCAATCCCGGCGAGGGAGTGTTCCAGTTCAATGCAGAACGCGGGTTCATGGTCGAGAACGGCGAGATCGCCAGACCGCTGAGGGATGTTTCATTATCGGGGCATACACTTGAGATATTGGATAGCGTGGTCATGATAGGGAACGATCTAGAGATGAACTCTGGAAGATGCGGGAAAGCGGGGCAGCTTGTGCCTGTTAGCGACGGGGCGCCGCATGTGCTTGTAAAGAAAGCTACTGTTGGAGGGAGCGGGTAA
- the wecB gene encoding UDP-N-acetylglucosamine 2-epimerase (non-hydrolyzing), producing the protein MSLAIILGTRPEIIKMSPVIRECERRGLDHFILHTGQHYSYSMDRVFFEQLELPEAKYNLEVGSGAHGEQTGKMMAGIERVLMKEKPDAVLVQGDTNTVLAGALAASKLHIKVAHVEAGLRSYDRRMPEELNRALADHASDYLFAPTEKSREILLHEGIPEEKIFVTGNTIVDAVNQNLRLANEKSTLEELNIAPKEFFLVTAHRQENVDDPARLTAMLKGIEKLSHEFDIPVIYPIHPRSRKKMDEFRIRTNGYIRLIDPVDFLDFLKLESSARLVLTDSGGVQEETCILGVPCVTLRDSTERPETVEVGSNLLAGVEPERVVECARSMLAKGNGWRNPFGDGRAAERIGRVMEAKWRSG; encoded by the coding sequence GTGAGCCTTGCAATAATCCTTGGAACAAGACCTGAAATCATAAAAATGTCTCCGGTTATAAGGGAATGCGAGCGAAGGGGCCTTGATCATTTTATCCTTCATACAGGCCAGCATTATTCCTACAGCATGGACAGGGTTTTCTTCGAGCAGCTTGAGCTCCCGGAGGCGAAGTATAACCTTGAGGTCGGTTCTGGAGCGCATGGCGAACAGACGGGCAAGATGATGGCAGGGATCGAGAGAGTGCTCATGAAAGAGAAGCCTGATGCTGTGCTGGTGCAGGGTGACACCAATACCGTGCTTGCGGGGGCGCTTGCAGCGTCCAAGCTGCACATCAAGGTAGCTCACGTAGAGGCAGGTTTGCGGAGCTATGACAGACGTATGCCTGAGGAATTAAACAGAGCCCTGGCAGACCACGCGTCAGATTACCTCTTCGCACCCACAGAAAAATCCAGGGAAATATTGCTGCATGAAGGCATCCCTGAAGAGAAGATATTCGTTACCGGGAACACGATCGTTGATGCAGTCAACCAGAATTTAAGGCTCGCAAATGAGAAGAGCACCCTGGAAGAATTGAACATTGCACCAAAAGAATTTTTCCTCGTAACGGCGCACAGGCAGGAGAACGTGGACGACCCTGCAAGGCTAACCGCGATGTTGAAGGGCATCGAGAAACTTAGCCATGAATTTGATATTCCTGTTATCTATCCCATCCATCCCCGCTCAAGAAAAAAAATGGATGAGTTTAGAATCAGGACAAATGGATATATCAGATTGATCGATCCCGTGGATTTCCTTGACTTTTTGAAGCTTGAGAGCAGCGCGCGTCTTGTCCTGACGGACTCAGGAGGCGTTCAAGAGGAGACATGCATCCTTGGCGTGCCATGCGTTACCCTCAGGGATAGCACGGAAAGGCCTGAAACTGTTGAGGTTGGATCGAATTTGCTTGCAGGGGTTGAGCCTGAGAGGGTAGTGGAGTGTGCCAGAAGCATGCTTGCAAAGGGGAACGGATGGAGGAATCCATTCGGTGATGGGAGGGCGGCCGAGAGGATTGGGAGGGTGATGGAAGCAAAGTGGAGAAGTGGATAA
- a CDS encoding polysaccharide deacetylase family protein — MKAGLRVDVDCIADALALPALFDILERYDSRATFFIATGPDDTFRNIGHYAGKKIFDLPLRRYGMGFFHGLLKKHVESHPNLKILIDTDHEIGLHGYRHYEWMNFLQGKRREEVSTMISKGCELFENEFSFPPSSFASPGFRTSNEYFLALDDFGFDYSSDFYGDRVFYPEINGKSLKTMQVPVSMPSPGELGADDSYIITRVKELCKSEYFVFYIHPSYETVFKKNLLEQILNLTGGTITLSEIHENPSDI; from the coding sequence ATGAAGGCCGGGCTCAGGGTCGATGTTGACTGTATCGCTGATGCTCTGGCACTTCCTGCACTTTTTGATATTCTCGAAAGATATGATTCCAGAGCAACTTTTTTTATTGCTACAGGTCCCGATGATACATTTCGGAATATCGGGCACTATGCAGGAAAAAAAATCTTTGACCTGCCTCTCAGAAGATATGGAATGGGGTTTTTCCACGGGCTTTTAAAGAAACATGTGGAATCACATCCTAATCTTAAAATTCTCATTGATACCGACCATGAGATAGGGCTTCATGGTTACAGGCATTACGAATGGATGAATTTTCTTCAAGGGAAAAGAAGGGAGGAGGTATCGACAATGATATCAAAAGGGTGCGAGCTGTTCGAAAATGAGTTCAGCTTCCCTCCAAGCTCGTTTGCCTCACCAGGTTTTCGGACCAGCAATGAATACTTCCTCGCACTCGATGATTTTGGTTTTGATTATTCCAGCGACTTTTATGGTGACAGAGTATTTTATCCGGAAATAAATGGCAAGAGTCTAAAAACCATGCAGGTTCCAGTTAGCATGCCCTCACCGGGCGAATTAGGCGCAGATGACAGCTATATAATAACGAGGGTAAAAGAGCTTTGTAAGAGCGAATATTTTGTTTTCTACATTCATCCCTCTTATGAAACCGTCTTTAAAAAGAACCTTTTAGAGCAAATCCTGAACCTTACTGGAGGGACCATAACACTTTCGGAGATTCATGAAAATCCTTCAGATATATGA
- a CDS encoding exosortase/archaeosortase family protein, with protein MDITLKQRTGYFLIFASAAAVLFNPLKSLANLSPEYFTLNGVYPWAVLFLCLIFLFAKRREIHDAKPAPLFAAGGAGIMIASFFLPAVAPEFEIFRLLLAWTGLAFVFFGEAASLPALLLCIYGFGIAFPKLVNTFAGVQYAQATTWVVYTIAKNFIAITTSGTAISMTTLSSESLVVIINAECSGAASISVFLAVFALMSLDIPLPRKQWAAMLLFGIIGTSIQNLLRIVLLLFAGYYFGPSAVEGGESFAGYIIFPLWYAFFALVYLKFARRNRMRTGQKMANSFF; from the coding sequence ATGGACATTACGCTGAAGCAAAGGACCGGGTACTTTCTCATATTTGCCTCAGCCGCGGCAGTCCTGTTTAATCCGTTGAAATCACTGGCAAACCTGTCGCCTGAATACTTTACACTCAACGGCGTGTATCCGTGGGCAGTGCTATTTCTCTGCCTGATCTTTTTATTCGCAAAGCGACGCGAGATCCATGATGCCAAACCTGCACCTTTGTTTGCAGCAGGCGGGGCGGGGATCATGATAGCTTCTTTCTTCCTGCCTGCAGTGGCTCCGGAATTTGAAATATTCCGCCTTCTCCTTGCATGGACAGGACTTGCGTTCGTATTTTTCGGCGAGGCTGCTTCCCTGCCCGCGCTTCTTCTGTGCATATACGGCTTTGGAATAGCGTTTCCTAAGCTTGTGAATACTTTTGCAGGAGTGCAGTATGCTCAGGCTACAACATGGGTGGTCTATACTATTGCGAAGAACTTTATCGCGATCACAACCAGTGGTACAGCAATTTCAATGACCACGCTTTCGAGTGAAAGCCTCGTGGTGATCATCAATGCCGAATGTTCGGGTGCTGCCTCGATCTCTGTATTTCTTGCGGTTTTTGCCCTGATGTCCCTGGATATTCCGCTTCCAAGAAAGCAATGGGCAGCCATGTTGCTTTTTGGCATCATTGGCACCTCAATCCAGAACCTTTTGCGTATTGTGCTGCTATTGTTTGCGGGCTACTATTTCGGACCTTCCGCAGTGGAGGGCGGGGAGAGTTTTGCTGGATACATTATCTTTCCGCTATGGTACGCCTTCTTTGCCCTTGTTTACCTGAAGTTTGCAAGGAGAAATCGAATGCGTACCGGACAGAAAATGGCGAATTCTTTTTTTTAA